In Natrononativus amylolyticus, a single window of DNA contains:
- the nrdR gene encoding transcriptional regulator NrdR — translation MDCPDCGDERTRVIDTETSADGTSVRRRRECQRCSFRFTTYERPEWDSLQVKKRDGTIEPFDRAKLRAGIERAVEKRNVSEPTVTNLVDDIESALQDRETRIVSSSLIGELVSGRLRDVDKVAYIRFVSVYRAFSEPEEFLRELDAVLDSEVEDFEPATADDQSPNT, via the coding sequence ATGGACTGCCCGGACTGCGGGGATGAGCGAACACGCGTCATCGATACCGAGACGAGCGCCGACGGAACATCGGTTCGACGGCGTCGTGAGTGTCAGCGATGTTCGTTCCGCTTCACGACCTACGAACGTCCGGAGTGGGACTCCCTCCAGGTGAAAAAACGCGATGGAACCATCGAACCCTTCGACCGTGCGAAACTTCGTGCAGGGATCGAACGAGCTGTAGAGAAGCGTAACGTGTCCGAGCCAACAGTGACGAATCTCGTAGACGACATCGAGAGCGCACTTCAAGATCGAGAGACACGCATCGTCTCGTCGAGTCTCATCGGCGAACTCGTCTCCGGACGGTTACGCGACGTCGACAAAGTCGCGTACATCCGATTCGTCTCGGTCTACAGGGCCTTCTCCGAACCCGAAGAGTTCCTTCGCGAACTTGATGCAGTCCTCGATTCCGAAGTCGAAGACTTCGAACCAGCGACAGCAGACGACCAATCGCCTAACACATGA
- a CDS encoding acyl-CoA thioesterase, with protein sequence MPFQQSASRTATLETSHTEMSEILMPNDTNNLGRALGGSVLHWMDICGAISARRFSNRQVVTAAMDHVDFIAPIELGDVVTITGYVFDTGRTRMDVKVDVQAERPGENETDEAATSFFSFVALDASENPTPVPALHCPTEAQEELREVAVEQRQERRQKLAKMSES encoded by the coding sequence ATGCCATTCCAACAATCAGCGAGTAGGACAGCGACGCTGGAAACCTCTCACACAGAAATGAGCGAGATCTTGATGCCGAACGACACAAATAATCTCGGACGGGCCCTCGGTGGCTCCGTTCTCCACTGGATGGATATCTGTGGAGCGATTTCTGCGCGTCGTTTCTCTAATCGCCAGGTGGTCACAGCTGCGATGGACCACGTTGATTTTATCGCTCCAATAGAGCTGGGCGACGTCGTAACTATCACGGGCTACGTTTTCGATACTGGTCGAACACGCATGGACGTTAAAGTCGATGTACAGGCCGAACGGCCGGGGGAGAATGAGACCGACGAGGCTGCGACCTCGTTCTTTAGCTTCGTTGCCCTTGACGCGAGCGAAAACCCCACACCTGTCCCAGCACTCCACTGTCCAACAGAAGCTCAGGAAGAATTGCGTGAGGTTGCAGTAGAGCAACGTCAAGAGCGTCGACAGAAGCTCGCGAAGATGTCTGAGTCATAA